In a single window of the Streptomyces sp. HUAS ZL42 genome:
- a CDS encoding PucR family transcriptional regulator, whose translation MTGREVPDEYLEGYAQILTEVCATGRRLTRDELEFLRTRGERAAEAGFGLRAVVRRHLATARGIWPVLSAAAGDRALAAVEQAIDAFAEGHERAQQLAVRQEEAVRREFIDDLLYGRSDLGRLSERAERFGLLLSRAHAVAVAQGGRPVEETDPATRQVESAVVGRFGERRILLTTKDGRLICIAPGDQDDVLAFFAKQAYAATEGGQVAIGRPHPGAGGVVHSYEEALNALDLAARLQIHEPVLRSADLLVYPVLTRDRQAMADLVSNTLGPLQSARGGARPLVETLTAYFDSGCVAAEAARRLNLSVRAFTYRLDRIHKLTGADPGDPVNRYTLQTAVIGARLLGWPEDEV comes from the coding sequence GTGACAGGGCGGGAGGTTCCCGACGAGTATCTGGAGGGGTATGCCCAGATACTGACCGAGGTGTGTGCGACGGGTCGCCGCCTCACCCGGGACGAGTTGGAGTTCCTGCGGACGCGGGGGGAACGCGCCGCCGAGGCCGGCTTCGGGCTGCGGGCCGTCGTTCGCCGGCACCTGGCCACGGCCCGGGGCATCTGGCCGGTCCTCTCCGCCGCCGCGGGTGATCGCGCGCTCGCCGCCGTCGAGCAGGCGATCGACGCCTTCGCCGAAGGCCACGAGCGAGCACAGCAACTCGCCGTACGGCAGGAGGAGGCGGTGCGCCGGGAATTCATCGACGACCTGCTCTACGGCCGCAGCGATCTGGGCCGCCTGTCCGAACGGGCCGAACGTTTCGGGCTGCTGCTCTCGCGTGCCCACGCCGTCGCCGTCGCTCAGGGTGGCAGGCCGGTCGAGGAGACCGATCCGGCCACGCGGCAGGTGGAGAGTGCCGTGGTGGGCCGGTTCGGCGAGCGGCGCATTCTGCTCACCACCAAGGACGGCCGGCTGATCTGCATCGCGCCAGGGGATCAGGACGACGTGCTGGCGTTCTTCGCCAAGCAGGCGTACGCCGCCACCGAGGGCGGCCAAGTCGCCATCGGGCGCCCGCACCCGGGTGCGGGCGGAGTCGTCCACTCCTACGAAGAGGCCCTCAACGCCCTCGACCTGGCGGCTCGGCTGCAGATCCACGAACCGGTGCTGCGCTCGGCCGACCTTCTCGTCTACCCGGTCCTGACCCGTGACCGGCAGGCCATGGCCGACCTCGTCAGCAACACCCTCGGCCCGCTGCAGAGCGCACGCGGCGGCGCCCGCCCCCTCGTCGAGACGCTCACGGCGTACTTCGACTCCGGCTGCGTCGCCGCCGAGGCGGCCCGGCGCCTGAACCTGAGCGTGCGGGCCTTCACCTACCGTCTGGACCGCATTCACAAGCTCACCGGCGCCGACCCGGGCGATCCCGTCAACCGCTACACCCTGCAGACGGCGGTGATCGGGGCCAGGCTCCTCGGGTGGCCCGAGGACGAGGTGTGA
- a CDS encoding SPFH domain-containing protein — translation MDAITVGFGVLIAACLLVATAALFVLSRLFRKVEQGKALIVSKLRRVDVTFTGQVVLPVLHKAEVMDISVKTIEITRAGKDGLICRDNIRADIRISFFVKVNKTVADVIKVAQAVGTARASDQRTLQELFHAKFSEALKTVGKQMDFTDLYTKREELRYQIIELIGVDLNGYHLEDAAIDYLEQTPLTQLDPANVLDAQGIRKITELTAVEHVRTNEAQRTEEKEITRQNVDAREAILELERRQADAEIKQRREIETVRAREEAETARVVEEERLRAQSAFLKTEEQLGVQRENQAREVAVAQKNRERVIAIENERIEKDRLLEVIARERETQLTQIAASKEVEAEKREIAEVIRERIAVDRTVAEQEEAIKKLRAVEEAERQRQAVIIAAEAEAQEKLVKDIKAAEAAEQAATHHAAEELTLAEARLKTADLDAQAKLRLAQGVQAEAAAEGLAAVQVRDKEAEVVEKAGRAEAEATEARLRAEAEGARAKALAEATAISEKLKAEAEGLSQKAVAMAALDEASRGHEEYRLRLQAEKDIRLAGLDMQKHVAEAQATVLATGLENADINIVGGESVFFDRLVSSIALGKGVDGFVQHSETAQALARPWLDGTSSFTDDLSRALGSVSTADVQNLTVSALLMKLMNTGAADAGQLRQLLDKAGELGLADTSLAALNGSAQA, via the coding sequence ATGGACGCCATCACCGTGGGCTTCGGCGTGCTCATCGCCGCCTGCCTGCTCGTCGCGACAGCCGCACTGTTCGTCCTCTCCCGCCTGTTCCGCAAGGTGGAGCAGGGCAAGGCGCTGATCGTCTCCAAACTGCGGAGGGTCGACGTGACCTTCACCGGGCAGGTGGTGCTGCCGGTGCTGCACAAGGCCGAGGTGATGGACATCTCGGTGAAGACGATCGAGATCACCCGGGCCGGCAAGGACGGGCTGATCTGCCGGGACAACATCCGGGCCGACATCCGGATCTCGTTCTTCGTGAAGGTCAACAAGACCGTCGCGGACGTCATCAAGGTCGCCCAGGCGGTCGGCACGGCACGGGCCAGCGACCAGAGGACGCTGCAGGAACTCTTCCACGCGAAGTTCTCCGAGGCGCTGAAGACCGTCGGCAAGCAGATGGACTTCACCGACCTCTACACCAAGCGCGAGGAACTGCGGTACCAGATCATCGAGTTGATCGGCGTCGACCTCAACGGCTACCACCTGGAGGACGCGGCGATCGACTACCTGGAGCAGACGCCGCTGACGCAGCTGGACCCGGCGAACGTCCTCGACGCGCAGGGCATCAGGAAGATCACAGAGCTGACGGCGGTGGAGCACGTGCGCACCAACGAGGCCCAGCGCACCGAGGAGAAGGAGATCACCCGGCAGAACGTCGACGCCCGCGAGGCCATCCTGGAGCTGGAGCGCCGCCAGGCGGACGCCGAGATCAAGCAGCGCCGGGAGATCGAGACCGTACGGGCGCGCGAGGAGGCGGAGACGGCGCGGGTGGTGGAGGAGGAGCGGCTGCGCGCGCAGTCCGCGTTCCTCAAGACCGAGGAGCAGCTCGGGGTGCAGCGGGAGAACCAGGCCCGCGAGGTCGCCGTCGCGCAGAAGAACCGCGAGCGGGTCATCGCGATCGAGAACGAGCGCATCGAGAAGGACCGCCTCCTCGAGGTCATCGCGCGGGAGCGGGAGACCCAGCTGACGCAGATCGCCGCTTCGAAGGAGGTCGAGGCTGAGAAGCGGGAGATCGCCGAGGTCATCCGGGAGCGGATCGCCGTGGACCGGACGGTCGCCGAGCAGGAGGAGGCCATCAAGAAGCTGCGCGCTGTCGAGGAGGCCGAGCGGCAGCGGCAGGCCGTGATCATCGCCGCCGAGGCGGAGGCCCAGGAGAAGCTGGTCAAGGACATCAAGGCCGCGGAGGCCGCCGAGCAGGCCGCCACCCACCACGCCGCAGAGGAACTCACCCTGGCCGAGGCACGGTTGAAGACGGCCGACCTCGACGCGCAGGCCAAGCTGCGGCTGGCGCAGGGTGTCCAGGCCGAGGCCGCTGCCGAGGGGCTCGCGGCCGTGCAGGTCCGGGACAAGGAGGCCGAGGTCGTCGAGAAGGCCGGCCGTGCCGAAGCCGAGGCCACCGAGGCCCGACTCCGCGCCGAGGCGGAGGGCGCCCGCGCCAAGGCGCTGGCCGAGGCCACGGCCATCTCCGAGAAGCTCAAGGCAGAGGCGGAGGGGCTCAGCCAGAAGGCCGTGGCGATGGCCGCGCTCGACGAGGCATCCCGCGGCCACGAGGAGTACCGGCTGCGGCTGCAGGCCGAGAAGGACATCCGGCTGGCCGGACTCGACATGCAGAAGCACGTCGCCGAGGCACAGGCCACGGTCCTCGCCACCGGTCTGGAGAACGCCGACATCAACATCGTCGGCGGGGAGTCGGTCTTCTTCGACCGCCTGGTCTCCTCGATCGCGCTCGGCAAGGGCGTCGACGGGTTCGTCCAGCACTCCGAGACCGCGCAGGCACTCGCCCGGCCCTGGCTGGACGGCACCTCCAGCTTCACCGACGACCTGAGCCGCGCCCTCGGCTCGGTCTCCACGGCCGACGTGCAGAACCTGACCGTCTCCGCGCTGCTGATGAAGCTGATGAACACCGGTGCCGCCGACGCCGGGCAGCTGAGGCAACTGCTGGACAAGGCGGGCGAGCTGGGCCTGGCCGACACCTCACTGGCCGCGCTCAACGGCAGCGCGCAGGCCTGA